A single Lolium perenne isolate Kyuss_39 chromosome 6, Kyuss_2.0, whole genome shotgun sequence DNA region contains:
- the LOC127308728 gene encoding putative F-box protein At3g49980 — MSSHRRHARSPAVTPLDQAHALDDEDLLGEILLRLPPDPSSLPRASAVCKRWRRLVSDRAFFRRFRLRHRRNPPLLGFFDRFNALSFLPTLEAPNRVPPGRFSLEHGDEFDRSMSLGCRHGLFLVFLSKPHQVLVWDPITGDKHHIAVPAAFATEKTHGLVNGAVLRPAGEGQHFQVVLAAADKKQQALACVYSSKTGLWGNIISTPLPYHDDDGIPPMVYTDDAVMAGDSLYWQLAGTSAILEFDLVKQSLAVIEVPMDTSGEDKSSKIMRAEGGGLGLLLVSDSDSTAQLWKRETNCDGVASWGLAKTIELDKLLSLKPEEQGMLVILGFAEENNVVFLWTAIGVHTINLDSLKFKKLFKTNHFTYYHPFESVYTAATRAGGGHDGAELLLNA, encoded by the coding sequence ATGAGCAGCCACCGCCGCCACGCCCGCTCGCCGGCGGTGACGCCGCTGGACCAGGCCCATGCGCTGGACGATGAAGACCTCCTCGGCgagatcctcctccgcctcccgccgGATCCCTCCTCCCTCCCCCGCGCATCCGCCGTCTGCAAGCGCTGGCGCCGCCTCGTCTCCGACCGCGCCTTCTTCCGCCGTTTCCGCCTCCGCCATCGCCGCAACCCTCCCCTCCTCGGGTTCTTCGACAGATTTAATGCTCTGTCCTTCCTACCTACTCTGGAGGCCCCCAACCGTGTCCCTCCCGGGCGCTTCTCTTTGGAGCACGGCGACGAGTTCGACCGCTCCATGTCCCTTGGATGTCGCCATGGTCTCTTCCTCGTCTTCCTTTCGAAGCCACACCAGGTCCTGGTGTGGGATCCCATCACTGGCGACAAGCACCACATTGCCGTTCCCGCCGCGTTTGCTACAGAGAAAACCCACGGCCTGGTCAATGGGGCGGTGCTTCGCCCTGCCGGAGAGGGCCAGCACTTTCAGGTGGTCTTGGCAGCTGCAGACAAGAAACAACAAGCGCTCGCCTGCGTTTACTCGTCAAAGACAGGCCTATGGGGAAATATCATCTCAACACCGCTTCCATACCATGATGATGATGGGATTCCCCCAATGGTTTACACGGATGACGCCGTGATGGCTGGAGATTCCCTTTACTGGCAGCTTGCTGGGACATCTGCAATTCTGGAATTTGATTTGGTGAAGCAGAGCCTAGCTGTGATAGAGGTGCCAATGGATACGTCTGGCGAGGACAAAAGCTCGAAGATCATGCGGGCCGAGGGCGGTGGGCTGGGTTTACTcttagtatcagattcagactctaCCGCGCAGTTATGGAAGAGGGAGACTAATTGTGATGGTGTTGCTTCGTGGGGGCTTGCAAAAACTATTGAACTGGACAAGCTACTTTCACTGAAACCAGAGGAGCAAGGGATGCTAGTGATACTAGGGTTTGCTGAGGAGAATAATGTGGTCTTTCTATGGACAGCGATCGGTGTCCACACGATCAACCTTGATTCACTCAAGTTCAAGAAGCTTTTCAAAACCAACCACTTTACCTACTATCATCCATTTGAAAGCGTCTACACTGCAG